One segment of Primulina tabacum isolate GXHZ01 chromosome 14, ASM2559414v2, whole genome shotgun sequence DNA contains the following:
- the LOC142524241 gene encoding uncharacterized protein LOC142524241 isoform X1, translating to MMLDDFFTLTEMNHGLTSPSRVMELVAVMQKGRSGTVNVGDTIRQWSAVASAIAATENKDCLDLFIQLDGVQFIDKWLKDVQKFNNYSDKSFPEETIIHLLEALETLDMNCEKLIASEIWVTVEDLLVHGSSKVQGKARVLFESWKCKRDGVDSVSVEKVGALSDDEMDESEHVQRGCECSKSPSRYSSLSCDFSGLEKGQDSTTVEQVPPTVSEALHPGPVFGACNSNKILDTPNGDDRASDQVVPPLCEPSVGFSTCESVGTALVESCITAVPRQDMHDGLAEFSKLESTGDLIHARKIECSSEKSISLEESKKSEYKATSSSTDVAYANNSVTEHEKKNSCDEGPPFIDSKKIDSGGKDTDDGSHENKCRSSSLDLSCQVSIEVEREAVDSEEQSSSSEKPPEGNIRQPDNLDPVNANQSNDSRGLHNKVTNIPELTAEASPVQKFAACIEDPGIAQTSSPQDMETSQVTEVAHEEARAEKGPCKFDLNQEVFSEDIDCSENQTGATSILSASGEVAAPGLPVSPVQFEGNFGWKGSVDKSDFLPASPGQSTKSNEDLTVGVISSTPKPPRGFREIDLNVTESGDGNTRDLLHYKHVPVYSSLPSGESSVETESRKSERHDLDLNLTSEDDGVPSDWRIGHRFPEEIDHHQSHSSSASSMQPLSIIDLNDQPNFPNDSYDISYLSNVNVSGGTKTDGSIISIMGARVKINPKDLVPQTIPFPNGRTPEHTFDVKVGRTETCFAIGSVLPYAHSSVYGYNNVAPVPAVAALPFSSSSYGSGLAIPYIVDSRRSPIIPQIGGDGFSQQPFVLNIMSSIPADGASGSSFDLNSGAMIKDGGREPLVLRDFLNLGPVNSMDDQLRSNTLPTLGSEIGGKRKEPDNGLEHYPFRNYTPPWK from the coding sequence ATGATGCTGGATGACTTCTTCACTTTGACTGAGATGAATCACGGGCTCACGTCCCCCTCTCGAGTCATGGAACTTGTGGCTGTCATGCAGAAAGGAAGAAGTGGTACTGTCAATGTTGGTGACACGATCAGGCAGTGGTCGGCAGTTGCGAGTGCCATTGCTGCCACTGAGAACAAGGATTGTCTTGATCTTTTTATTCAGTTAGATGGAGTTCAATTTATTGATAAGTGGCTGAAGGATGTTCAGAAGTTCAACAATTACTCAGATAAAAGCTTTCCAGAAGAGACAATTATTCATCTACTCGAAGCCCTTGAAACACTGGATATGAACTGTGAAAAGTTGATTGCCTCTGAAATCTGGGTAACTGTCGAGGATCTCCTAGTTCATGGTAGCTCTAAGGTACAAGGTAAAGCTCGAGTGCTGTTTGAAAGCTGGAAATGTAAAAGAGACGGTGTTGACTCTGTATCAGTTGAGAAAGTAGGAGCATTATCTGATGATGAAATGGATGAAAGTGAACATGTTCAAAGAGGTTGTGAATGTTCAAAATCACCTTCGAGATATTCTTCTCTGTCCTGTGACTTTTCTGGTCTGGAGAAGGGCCAGGATTCAACTACAGTTGAACAAGTGCCACCGACAGTTTCTGAAGCTCTTCATCCTGGTCCAGTTTTTGGTGCGTGCAATTCGAACAAAATATTAGATACCCCAAATGGGGATGACAGAGCTTCAGATCAAGTCGTTCCACCTCTTTGTGAACCTTCCGTGGGTTTTTCTACGTGTGAGTCAGTTGGCACTGCATTGGTTGAATCATGTATTACCGCTGTTCCAAGACAAGATATGCATGATGGACTTGCGGAGTTTTCTAAGTTGGAGTCAACTGGTGATTTGATACATGCCCGAAAGATTGAATGTTCATCCGAGAAGTCAATCTCTCTCGAAGAATCTAAGAAATCAGAATACAAAGCTACGTCTTCAAGTACTGATGTTGCATATGCAAATAATTCTGTAACGGAACACGAGAAGAAAAATTCTTGTGATGAAGGTCCACCTTTTATTGATTCAAAGAAAATTGATTCTGGTGGAAAAGATACTGATGATGGCAGTCATGAAAACAAATGCAGAAGTTCATCTCTAGACCTTTCTTGCCAAGTTTCCATAGAAGTGGAGAGAGAAGCTGTAGATTCCGAAGAACAAAGTAGCAGTTCTGAGAAACCACCTGAAGGTAATATTAGGCAGCCTGATAACCTGGACCCTGTAAATGCAAATCAATCCAATGATAGTAGGGGATTACATAATAAGGTGACGAATATCCCAGAGTTGACTGCTGAAGCTTCACCAGTGCAAAAGTTTGCAGCTTGCATTGAAGACCCAGGCATAGCACAGACAAGTAGCCCCCAAGATATGGAAACCTCTCAAGTCACTGAGGTTGCTCATGAAGAAGCCAGAGCAGAAAAAGGCCCATGTAAATTTGACTTGAATCAGGAAGTTTTCTCAGAAGATATTGATTGTTCTGAGAATCAAACTGGAGCGACATCTATTCTTTCTGCTTCGGGGGAGGTGGCCGCTCCTGGACTCCCTGTTTCTCCCGTGCAGTTTGAGGGCAATTTTGGCTGGAAAGGTTCAGTTGACAAAAGTGATTTTCTTCCTGCATCACCTGGTCAAAGTACTAAGAGCAATGAGGATCTTACTGTTGGGGTTATCAGTAGCACTCCGAAGCCGCCACGAGGATTTCGTGAAATTGATCTGAATGTCACTGAGAGTGGAGATGGCAATACTAGAGACCTGTTGCATTATAAACATGTTCCTGTGTATTCCAGTCTTCCTTCTGGGGAATCTTCTGTGGAAACAGAATCGAGAAAATCTGAACGTCATGATTTGGATCTGAATCTTACAAGTGAAGACGACGGAGTTCCATCAGATTGGAGGATAGGACACCGCTTTCCCGAAGAAATTGACCACCATCAGTCTCATTCTTCATCAGCATCATCAATGCAGCCTTTAAGCATTATTGATCTGAATGATCAACCAAATTTTCCAAATGATTCTTATGATATTTCCTATTTAAGTAATGTGAATGTTTCAGGGGGTACTAAAACAGACGGGTCCATAATTTCCATCATGGGAGCAAGAGTGAAGATCAATCCCAAAGATCTTGTTCCACAAACGATACCCTTTCCAAATGGCCGAACTCCAGAGCATACATTTGATGTAAAAGTGGGTAGAACAGAGACTTGTTTTGCGATTGGATCTGTTCTTCCATACGCCCATTCGTCAGTTTATGGTTACAATAACGTTGCACCTGTCCCGGCAGTTGCTGCTTTGCCTTTCTCCTCCTCTTCATATGGATCTGGATTAGCAATTCCTTACATTGTAGATTCTAGACGATCACCTATTATCCCCCAAATTGGGGGCGATGGTTTCTCTCAACAGCCATTCGTATTAAACATAATGAGCTCAATTCCAGCAGATGGAGCTTCAGGGAGCAGTTTCGATCTGAACTCTGGAGCGATGATTAAAGATGGAGGTAGGGAGCCTTTAGTCCTCAGAGATTTCTTAAATTTGGGCCCAGTCAATTCAATGGATGATCAGCTGAGGTCTAATACCTTACCCACCCTCGGTTCAGAAATCGGTGGGAAGCGAAAAGAACCAGATAATGGATTGGAACATTacccttttagaaattatacaCCACCATGGAAATAG
- the LOC142524241 gene encoding uncharacterized protein LOC142524241 isoform X2, producing MNHGLTSPSRVMELVAVMQKGRSGTVNVGDTIRQWSAVASAIAATENKDCLDLFIQLDGVQFIDKWLKDVQKFNNYSDKSFPEETIIHLLEALETLDMNCEKLIASEIWVTVEDLLVHGSSKVQGKARVLFESWKCKRDGVDSVSVEKVGALSDDEMDESEHVQRGCECSKSPSRYSSLSCDFSGLEKGQDSTTVEQVPPTVSEALHPGPVFGACNSNKILDTPNGDDRASDQVVPPLCEPSVGFSTCESVGTALVESCITAVPRQDMHDGLAEFSKLESTGDLIHARKIECSSEKSISLEESKKSEYKATSSSTDVAYANNSVTEHEKKNSCDEGPPFIDSKKIDSGGKDTDDGSHENKCRSSSLDLSCQVSIEVEREAVDSEEQSSSSEKPPEGNIRQPDNLDPVNANQSNDSRGLHNKVTNIPELTAEASPVQKFAACIEDPGIAQTSSPQDMETSQVTEVAHEEARAEKGPCKFDLNQEVFSEDIDCSENQTGATSILSASGEVAAPGLPVSPVQFEGNFGWKGSVDKSDFLPASPGQSTKSNEDLTVGVISSTPKPPRGFREIDLNVTESGDGNTRDLLHYKHVPVYSSLPSGESSVETESRKSERHDLDLNLTSEDDGVPSDWRIGHRFPEEIDHHQSHSSSASSMQPLSIIDLNDQPNFPNDSYDISYLSNVNVSGGTKTDGSIISIMGARVKINPKDLVPQTIPFPNGRTPEHTFDVKVGRTETCFAIGSVLPYAHSSVYGYNNVAPVPAVAALPFSSSSYGSGLAIPYIVDSRRSPIIPQIGGDGFSQQPFVLNIMSSIPADGASGSSFDLNSGAMIKDGGREPLVLRDFLNLGPVNSMDDQLRSNTLPTLGSEIGGKRKEPDNGLEHYPFRNYTPPWK from the coding sequence ATGAATCACGGGCTCACGTCCCCCTCTCGAGTCATGGAACTTGTGGCTGTCATGCAGAAAGGAAGAAGTGGTACTGTCAATGTTGGTGACACGATCAGGCAGTGGTCGGCAGTTGCGAGTGCCATTGCTGCCACTGAGAACAAGGATTGTCTTGATCTTTTTATTCAGTTAGATGGAGTTCAATTTATTGATAAGTGGCTGAAGGATGTTCAGAAGTTCAACAATTACTCAGATAAAAGCTTTCCAGAAGAGACAATTATTCATCTACTCGAAGCCCTTGAAACACTGGATATGAACTGTGAAAAGTTGATTGCCTCTGAAATCTGGGTAACTGTCGAGGATCTCCTAGTTCATGGTAGCTCTAAGGTACAAGGTAAAGCTCGAGTGCTGTTTGAAAGCTGGAAATGTAAAAGAGACGGTGTTGACTCTGTATCAGTTGAGAAAGTAGGAGCATTATCTGATGATGAAATGGATGAAAGTGAACATGTTCAAAGAGGTTGTGAATGTTCAAAATCACCTTCGAGATATTCTTCTCTGTCCTGTGACTTTTCTGGTCTGGAGAAGGGCCAGGATTCAACTACAGTTGAACAAGTGCCACCGACAGTTTCTGAAGCTCTTCATCCTGGTCCAGTTTTTGGTGCGTGCAATTCGAACAAAATATTAGATACCCCAAATGGGGATGACAGAGCTTCAGATCAAGTCGTTCCACCTCTTTGTGAACCTTCCGTGGGTTTTTCTACGTGTGAGTCAGTTGGCACTGCATTGGTTGAATCATGTATTACCGCTGTTCCAAGACAAGATATGCATGATGGACTTGCGGAGTTTTCTAAGTTGGAGTCAACTGGTGATTTGATACATGCCCGAAAGATTGAATGTTCATCCGAGAAGTCAATCTCTCTCGAAGAATCTAAGAAATCAGAATACAAAGCTACGTCTTCAAGTACTGATGTTGCATATGCAAATAATTCTGTAACGGAACACGAGAAGAAAAATTCTTGTGATGAAGGTCCACCTTTTATTGATTCAAAGAAAATTGATTCTGGTGGAAAAGATACTGATGATGGCAGTCATGAAAACAAATGCAGAAGTTCATCTCTAGACCTTTCTTGCCAAGTTTCCATAGAAGTGGAGAGAGAAGCTGTAGATTCCGAAGAACAAAGTAGCAGTTCTGAGAAACCACCTGAAGGTAATATTAGGCAGCCTGATAACCTGGACCCTGTAAATGCAAATCAATCCAATGATAGTAGGGGATTACATAATAAGGTGACGAATATCCCAGAGTTGACTGCTGAAGCTTCACCAGTGCAAAAGTTTGCAGCTTGCATTGAAGACCCAGGCATAGCACAGACAAGTAGCCCCCAAGATATGGAAACCTCTCAAGTCACTGAGGTTGCTCATGAAGAAGCCAGAGCAGAAAAAGGCCCATGTAAATTTGACTTGAATCAGGAAGTTTTCTCAGAAGATATTGATTGTTCTGAGAATCAAACTGGAGCGACATCTATTCTTTCTGCTTCGGGGGAGGTGGCCGCTCCTGGACTCCCTGTTTCTCCCGTGCAGTTTGAGGGCAATTTTGGCTGGAAAGGTTCAGTTGACAAAAGTGATTTTCTTCCTGCATCACCTGGTCAAAGTACTAAGAGCAATGAGGATCTTACTGTTGGGGTTATCAGTAGCACTCCGAAGCCGCCACGAGGATTTCGTGAAATTGATCTGAATGTCACTGAGAGTGGAGATGGCAATACTAGAGACCTGTTGCATTATAAACATGTTCCTGTGTATTCCAGTCTTCCTTCTGGGGAATCTTCTGTGGAAACAGAATCGAGAAAATCTGAACGTCATGATTTGGATCTGAATCTTACAAGTGAAGACGACGGAGTTCCATCAGATTGGAGGATAGGACACCGCTTTCCCGAAGAAATTGACCACCATCAGTCTCATTCTTCATCAGCATCATCAATGCAGCCTTTAAGCATTATTGATCTGAATGATCAACCAAATTTTCCAAATGATTCTTATGATATTTCCTATTTAAGTAATGTGAATGTTTCAGGGGGTACTAAAACAGACGGGTCCATAATTTCCATCATGGGAGCAAGAGTGAAGATCAATCCCAAAGATCTTGTTCCACAAACGATACCCTTTCCAAATGGCCGAACTCCAGAGCATACATTTGATGTAAAAGTGGGTAGAACAGAGACTTGTTTTGCGATTGGATCTGTTCTTCCATACGCCCATTCGTCAGTTTATGGTTACAATAACGTTGCACCTGTCCCGGCAGTTGCTGCTTTGCCTTTCTCCTCCTCTTCATATGGATCTGGATTAGCAATTCCTTACATTGTAGATTCTAGACGATCACCTATTATCCCCCAAATTGGGGGCGATGGTTTCTCTCAACAGCCATTCGTATTAAACATAATGAGCTCAATTCCAGCAGATGGAGCTTCAGGGAGCAGTTTCGATCTGAACTCTGGAGCGATGATTAAAGATGGAGGTAGGGAGCCTTTAGTCCTCAGAGATTTCTTAAATTTGGGCCCAGTCAATTCAATGGATGATCAGCTGAGGTCTAATACCTTACCCACCCTCGGTTCAGAAATCGGTGGGAAGCGAAAAGAACCAGATAATGGATTGGAACATTacccttttagaaattatacaCCACCATGGAAATAG